The proteins below come from a single Rosa rugosa chromosome 2, drRosRugo1.1, whole genome shotgun sequence genomic window:
- the LOC133729733 gene encoding external alternative NAD(P)H-ubiquinone oxidoreductase B2, mitochondrial-like: MKDFGIVQKISRPFRANPRLSNILLVVAVSGGGYVAYAQANSDSDLISSSAPDVERKKVVVLGTGWAGTSFLRSLKNSSYDVHVVSPRNYFAFTPLLPSVTCGTVEPRSIVEPIRNIVRKKKIGFQFTEAECLKIDAKEKKVYCRSNLENGEKEFVVDYDYLVISVGANVNTFNTPGVMENCHFLKEVEDAQKIRKTVIECFEKASLPTVSDEEKERILHFAVVGGGPTGVEFAAELHDYVNEDLVKLYPGVKDKVKITLLEAGNHILSMFDKRITEFAEEKFRREGINVKTGAMVTKVDDKQITTKEMKTGEISTMPYGMALWSTGIGTRPFIRDFMNQIGQANRRVLATDEWLRVEGCDKVYALGDCATINQRKVLEDISAIFSKADKDKSGTLTVQEWKEVINDICERYPQVELYLKNMQMRDIVDLLKETKGASATKSAELNIEDFKIALSKVDSQMKMLPATAQVAAQEGAYLASCFNRMEKCEKYPEGPLRFRGEGRHRFHPFRYKHLGQFAPLGGEQTAAQLPVLPGDGVSIGYSSQWLWYSVYASKQVSWRNRGMVISDWVRRFIFGRDSSQI, translated from the exons ATGAAAGATTTCGGAATCGTCCAGAAGATTTCTAGACCTTTCCGTGCCAACCCTAGGCTCTCCAATATTCTCCTCGTCGTCGCCGTCAG TGGCGGCGGCTATGTGGCTTATGCTCAGGCGAACTCTGACTCTGACCTGATCAGTAGTAGTGCACCTGATGTGGAAAGAAAGAAGGTGGTTGTACTTGGAACTGGGTGGGCAGGAACATCTTTCTTAAGGAGTCTGAAAAATTCTTCATATGATGTTCATGTTGTATCTCCTAGGAATTACTTTGCGTTCACCCCTTTACTACCAAGTGTTACCTGTGGTACCGTGGAGCCTCGGAGCATTGTTGAACCAATTCGTAACATTGTCAGAAAG AAAAAGATTGGCTTTCAATTCACTGAAGCTGAGTGTCTCAAGATTGatgcaaaagagaagaaagtctATTGCCGATCTAATCTAGAGAATGGGGAAAAAGAATTTGTTGTGGACTATGACTACCTTGTAATATCTGTGGGAGCAAATGTTAATACATTCAATACTCCTGGTGTGATGGAGAACTGCCATTTCTTGAAG GAAGTAGAAGATGCCCAGAAGATACGAAAAACTGTTATTGAATGCTTTGAAAAGGCTAGCCTGCCAACTGTAAGTGATGAGGAGAAGGAGAGAATTCTTCATTTTGCCGTTGTTGGAGGTGGCCCAACTGGTGTGGAGTTTGCTGCAGAACTTCATGACTATGTGAATGAAGACTTGGTCAAATTATATCCTGGGGTAAAAGATAAAGTTAAAATAACACTTCTCGAGGCCGGAAATCACATTCTGAGTAT GTTTGATAAAAGAATCACGGAGTTTGCTGAAGAAAAATTTCGCAGAGAGGGTATTAATGTAAAAACTGGAGCAATGGTTACCAAAGTAGATGATAAACAAATCACTACCAAAGAAATGAAAACTGGGGAAATTTCCACCATGCCATATGGAATGGCTCTCTGGTCAACTGGTATTGGAACGCGGCCTTTCATAAGGGATTTCATGAATCAAATTGGTCAG GCTAATAGACGTGTTCTAGCAACTGATGAATGGTTACGAGTGGAGGGATGTGACAAAGTCTATGCACTTGGTGATTGTGCCACAATCAATCAGCGAAAAGTCCTG GAAGATATCTCTGCCATATTCAGTAAGGCAGACAAGGACAAATCAGGAACACTTACAGTTCAGGAATGGAAAGAAGTCATCAATGACATTTGTGAAAGATATCCTCAAGTGGAGCTTTATTTGAAGAACATGCAGATGCGCGATATTGTTGATCTTTTGAAGGAAACAAAGGGCGCTAGTGCAACCAAATCAGCGGAGCTGAACATTGAAGATTTCAAAATAGCTCTTTCTAAAGTGGATTCCCAGATGAAAATGCTTCCAGCTACAGCCCAG GTTGCAGCTCAAGAAGGTGCCTACCTTGCCAGTTGTTTCAACCGTATGGAAAAGTGTGAGAAATATCCAGAAGGTCCTCTCAGGTTTCGAGGAGAAGGTCGCCATCGGTTCCATCCCTTCAG GTACAAGCATCTTGGTCAATTTGCTCCTTTGGGAGGTGAGCAAACTGCTGCACAACTCCCTGTTCTTCCCGGTGATGGGGTGTCAATTGGCTACAGTTCCCAGTGGCTTTGGTATTCTGTTTATGCAAG CAAACAAGTTAGCTGGCGCAACAGGGGAATGGTCATTTCAGACTGGGTAAGGCGTTTCATTTTCGGAAGGGATTCTAGTCAGATTTGA